In Solea senegalensis isolate Sse05_10M linkage group LG6, IFAPA_SoseM_1, whole genome shotgun sequence, one genomic interval encodes:
- the LOC122771611 gene encoding transcription factor IIIA-like, which translates to METTSHKRYICSFPDCSAAYNKQWKLDAHLCKHTGVKPYACGHDGCGKSFCSTYHLTRHGLSHSGSRPFECGVDGCAEAFTTNSNRNRHVSRVHAQESKVYACKFEGCGLEFKKNKQLKSHMCEQHTQLPPYQCTYDGCHMRFTFPSKLKRHEKVHRGYPCQEEGCTLTAKTWTELLKHRREQHERVLKCDQCSKVFKDSWFLQQHQAVHSEVRVIFRCPRESCDRSFTTTFNLQSHIRSFHEELRPFSCTQPGCRKSFAMRQSLDRHCIVHDPQRRKQKAPRPKRSLVSRISGYRETKMCKKTQERASAQTQTGPGAPVELVSLLQDASLLCVPQQVDTHGLTNVLTTHLTV; encoded by the coding sequence ATGGAGACAACGTCGCACAAACGCTACATTTGCTCGTTTCCTGACTGTTCGGCGGCTTATAACAAACAGTGGAAACTGGACGCACACTTGTGTAAACACACGGGAGTGAAGCCGTACGCGTGCGGGCACGACGGCTGCGGTAAGTCCTTCTGCAGCACCTACCACCTGACGAGACACGGCCTCAGTCACAGCGGCAGCAGACCCTTTGAGTGCGGCGTGGACGGCTGCGCGGAGGCGTTCACCACCAACTCCAACCGAAACAGACACGTGAGCCGCGTCCACGCGCAGGAGTCCAAGGTGTATGCATGCAAGTTTGAAGGCTGCGGCCTCGAATTCAAGAAGAACAAACAGCTCAAGTCACACATGTGTGAGCAGCACACACAGTTGCCGCCTTATCAGTGCACGTATGATGGCTGTCACATGCGCTTCACCTTCCCCAGCAAGCTGAAGCGTCACGAGAAGGTTCACAGAGGTTACCCCTGCCAGGAGGAGGGCTGCACCCTCACGGCTAAGACGTGGACGGAGCTCCTGAAGCACAGGAGGGAGCAGCACGAGCGTGTCCTCAAGTGCGACCAGTGCAGCAAGGTATTCAAGGACTCGTGGTTTTTGCAGCAGCACCAGGCCGTCCACTCTGAGGTCCGGGTCATCTTCAGGTGCCCGAGAGAGAGCTGTGACAGGTCGTTCACCACGACCTTTAACCTGCAGAGCCACATCAGGTCCTTTCACGAGGAACTGCGGCCCTTCTCCTGCACGCAACCTGGCTGCAGGAAGAGCTTCGCCATGAGGCAGAGCCTCGACCGCCACTGCATCGTCCACGACCCTCAGCGGAGGAAGCAGAAGGCGCCAAGACCCAAAAGGTCTCTTGTCTCCAGGATTAGTGGTTACAGAGAAACCAAGATGTGCAAAAAAACGCAGGAGAGAGCGTCTGCTCAGACCCAGACTGGTCCTGGTGCACCTGTGGAGCTGGTGTCCCTCCTGCAAGATGCTTCGTTGCTATGCGTCCCACAGCAGGTGGACACTCATGGACTCACAAATGTCCTGACTACACATCTGACAGTGTAG